A window of Kribbella sp. NBC_00382 genomic DNA:
CGACATGACGGAGCTGCAGGTCTTCGGCACCAAGTGACGACCTGAGTTCCACCCGCGAGGGCCGGCCGAGTATCCACTCGGCCGGCCCTCCGGCTTCTGTCCCAACAATATTCTGGAGTGATGTTTGTGAGAGTTTCCGGCAAGGGACGGGGGCTCGTCGCGGTCACCGCGGTCGGCGCCGCGACCGTCCTGGCGGTCACGAGCGGCAGTGGCGCGATGGCCGCCACTCCCGATCCGAAAACACCCGCCGAGGCGACGAAGTCGATCAAGGCCAAGGAGCGCAAGGGCAACTACGACGCCCGTACTCCGAACGCCCGCGCGACCTACAACCGCGCCGCGAAGGTCGTCGGCAAAGAGACCGCCGCCTCGGAGAAGTTCCGTACCTCCCTGGGCAGCCAGGGCGTCGTGGCGCTCGACGAGAACACCGGTACGCCGGCCCAGGTGACCAAGCTCAACGGCTTCCTCACCGCCAAGAGCACCAAGAAGGCAGCCGAGATCGCGCTGGCCTACGTCAAGGCGCACCCGGAGGTCTTCAAGCTCTCGGCCGCCGACCTCGCCAGCCTCAAGCTGCGCAAGGAGTACGTCGACGACCTCGGGACGCACCACATCTCCTGGGTCCAGGAAGTCGACGGCATCGAGGTGTTCGGCAACGGCCTCATCGCCAACGTCACCAAGGCCGGCCAGCTGATCTCGCTCCAGGGCGCACCGATCTCCGGCCTGACCACCCAGGCCGCGGCCCGCAGGGCTGCTCCCTCGGTGACCGCCGCCGGGGCTCGCTCCGCCGCGGCCAAGGACGTCGACGGGACCGCCAAGAGCGCGACCGCCAAGACCCTCGGCACCACCACGACGTGGAGCAACGGCGACTACGCGAAGGAAGTGTGGTTCCACACCGCCGACGGCCTGCGCAAGGCGTGGTCGACGTATACGAACGCGGGCAGCACGCTGATCTACACCCACGTGATCGACGCGCAAACGGGTGGTCTGCTCTACCGGCGCGACCTGTCCAGCAACGACAAGGGCGACGCGCTCGTCTTCGACAACTACCCGGGCGCGCCCAAGGGTGGCGTCCAGCGCACCGAGAACCTCATCTACAACAAGTGGCTGCCCAAGGGCGCGAAGACGCTGCTCGAGGGCACGTCGGTGGCGGCGTTCGCCGATATCAACGACGACGACCAGCCGAACCCCGGCGAGACGGTCAAGGCACCGGGAAGGCCGGGCGGTTCGGAGTACAAGCTGGTGCCGTTCCAGTCGGTCCCGCTCTGCACGCCGACGACCATCTGCACCTGGGACCCGGCCAAGCCGCAGTCCTGGAAGACCAACATGAACGAGGACGTCACCAACGGGTTCTTCTTCGCCAGCAACTTCCACGACTGGCTGGCCAAGCCGCCGATCAGCTTCACCAAGGCGGCCGGCTCGTTCGACGCCGACGGCGGCGACGCGGTCCAGCTGAACTCGATCGACGGCGCGGCCACCGCTGCCGACGGCGGGCCGGATGCCAACCACATCGACAACGCGAACATGAACACCCCGCCGGACGGCACGCCGCCGATCATGCAGATGTATCTGTTCGGCAGTGTCGGCGACGACGCGACGGTGGCGACCAGCTCGTCGAACTCGGCCGAGATCCTGTACCACGAGTACACCCACGGCCTGTCGAACCGGCTGGTCGTCGACGCGAGCGGCAACTCGACACTGAACAGCATCCAGGCCGGCTCGATGGGTGAGGCGTGGAGCGACTTCTACGCGCTCGACTACCTGGCCTCGCACAACCTGGAGAAGGACACCACCGCCAACGGTGAGATGCGGATCGGCCGGTACGACACCGGCGGCGGCACCATTCGCACCATGCCGAACGATTGCCGGGTGAGGGCCAAGGAGCCGGCCTGTGTCGGCATCGATGGTTCGCAGGGTGGCTACACCTACGGCGACTTCCCGACCATCGGCGGTACGCCGGAAGTGCACTCGTCCGGCGAGGTCTGGGCCCAGACGCTCTGGGACCTGCGCGAGCGGTTCGGCCACACCTATGCGCTGAGCATCATCACCCGGGCCATGGAGCTGTCCACCGCCGACCCGACGATGCTCGACATGCGCAACGCCATCGTCCAGGCCGACCTCGTGGCCAGCGGCGGCAAGAACGCCAAAATCATCTGGCAGGTCTTCGCCAACCGAGGCATGGGCTGGTACGCCGGTGCGCTCGACGGCGGCGACTCGCGGCCGGTCGAGGACTTCCACATCCCGCCGACGGGTGCCACCACGACCATTTCGGGCACCGTGACCGACAAAGACTCCGGCGCTCCGGTGGCTGGCGCACTGGTCTTCATCGGTGGCCATGCGTCCGGCTACGCGGGCGACTACTCCGCTGTAACCGGCGCCAATGGCAAGTACACGATCACTGGCGTCCTGCCCGGTACCTACGGCAAGTTCGTCGTCTCGGGTGCGGGCTATGAGGTACTGGGTAACGCGTTGGCAGTTAAGGCCGGTGGTACCACCGCTAACTTCGCACCGCGGCGCAACTGGGCCGCAGCCTCTGGTGGCGGTTCGCTGGTGGACTTCAACGGCCCCGACCTCACCTCGCTCGGCTGTGGCCCGGCGAACGTGATCGACTCCAGCCAGGGTCCCGGCTGGGGCAGTACGACCGGTGACGACGACGGCACCCCGACCGGCGTGATGATCCCGAAGAACGTCGACATCGCGCTGCCGGCGGCCGTGAACATCAGCAAGTTCTCGGTCGACCCGTCCAACAACTGCGGCGATCCGGGCAGCTCCGCGACCGGCAAGTACCGGATCGAGACGTCCGTCGACGGCACCACCTGGGCCAAGGCCCTGGAGGGCGAGTTCGGCGCCGCCAACCGCGGCAAGTACAACGAGGTCACGCCGACCGGCAATGTCACCGGCGTGAAGTTCGTCCGGTTCGTGATGCTGAGCCCGCAGGTGCCGGACTTCGCCACGAACTGCCCGGACGGTGGCTACGGCGGCTGCCAGTTCACCGACATGACCGAGCTGCAGGTCTTCGGCTCCAAGTAGTCCCTGAGTTCCACCCCGCAAGGGCCGGTCGAGGTACGTACTCGGCCGGCCCTCCGACTTGGTCAGACCACCCGTTGCCGCATTCTCAGCGCGAACGCGGTCACCCCGTACGTCGAGATGGGCAGCAGCATCAGCAAGGCGGCGAGGACGGCCGGGGTGAGCCCGATCGAGGTGACGGCGCCGATGATCGCCACGTTCGCCGGCTTCGGATCCCCGTAGGAGCCGTAGATCGAGATGAAGGCGGTCACCACGAAGACGATGTACGTGCAGGTCGCGATCATCTGGGCATAGAGCGGGATCATCGCCAGGCCGACGATCCGGGCCGAGCGGCGCAGCGCGGCGAGGTCGCCGGCGACGAAGTACCGGACGGCCGTTCTGAACGTCACCAATGGCACGACCGGGAGGAGCAGCAGGACGAACTCCACCGGCGGGACGGCGTTGAGCACGAAGATTCCCTCCGTGACGAATCCGCGGTGCTGGTCGGCCAGCCAATAGAGCGCGACCAGGATCAGCCAGACCGTCGAGAGCAAGGATCCCGCGATCAGCACCCCGGCCAGCAGATTCCTCGACACCACGCCAGGTCGGCGGCTGATGCCGAGGATGTGCCGGGACGACTCGACCACGACGACCGTACTGGGCACGTCGACGACGAACAGGAACTGCAGGGTCAGGTTGACGCCGAAGAAGACGCGCCCGATCCGGTCGTCCTTCCTGAGCAAAACCAGACAAGCCACCGTGTACGCCGAGGTCGGCAGGAACACCAAATAGGTCAGCACAAGGAAGAGCAGCGCGGCGACGATGCCATCGATACCGTCGTCGGAACCGATCAGCGCGACCGCCTCGACGAGGGCGACGAAGTTCAGCACGAAGAACCCGGCACCGACCAGCTTCACCAGATTCGCCGAGCGCTGCAGGGCATCCAGGTCGCGGCGCTGCGCCAGCCGGACCGCATCGGCGATGGCGAGTGCCGCCAGGACGAGGTACACCGCCATCCATCCGCCCAGCAAGACGAAGGGGACCGTCAGGTCTCCGGGTTCGTCGATCCGGAACGGTTCCTTCAGCCCGATCGCGGCAGCCACCAAGGCCATCAGGATCGCGCCCACTCCAAGACACCCACCGAGCGCTTTCGCCATGGCGGTTATCTTTGCGGCCCGTTGGGTCAGTCCAGGGCCCGCTGAATGCCATGCGGAATGTGAATGGTGGCCGGGCGAGTCGGCGACTTCCTGGCATCGATGACAGGTGGGCTGCGGATCAGGTCGGTGGTGACGGGCACGCAAGGGGCAGATTACCCGCCGTGACGCCCGGGCAAACAGAAAGCCCAGGTCGGGGAACATCCCTCTGACCTGGGCTTTTGTCATGTTCGGACGATGGAGCGGGTGACGAGAATCGAACTCGCACTGTCAGCTTGGGAAGCTGATGTTCTGCCATTGAACTACACCCGCGCGCTGCCGGTTTCCCGGCGGACTCAGAGGATCATACCCGACCCGATCGGCGGTTTGCACGGGGGGTTATCGGGCAGTTTTCCACAAAGGGCACGCCCAGGACTGGGCAGGCCGGTCATCTTCTGGCAGATTAGAACGCGTTGCCGGGGGCAACATTCGACGCAACGTGAGGATGCGGTCCTGACTGGGGCCGGACAAGATGGTTGCGGGGCAACTGAAAAGAAGGGGTGAACGGTGGCAACTGACACTAACGACGCACTCGAGAACCTGGAGAAGGAACTCGTCACGCTGGCACGCCGGCTGCGCAGTCTGCAGCGGACGCTGTCGGACGAGGCGCATCCGGATCTGGAGCCGGCCCAGTACGCGTTGCTGAACCACGTCGAGGAACTCGCACCGGTCCGGATGGCGGACCTGGTTGCGGCCCTCGAGGTGGACAAGGGTCCGGTCAGCCGGGCCTGCGCCAGACTCGAGGAAGAAGGTCTGCTGAAGCGGGCCGCCGACAAGTCGGACGCGCGCGCGACCCTGTTGACGCTGACCGCGAACGGCAAGCGCAAGCTGGCCGCCGCCCGCAAGAAGCGCCACAAGGTGATCGAGGACCTGCTCAAGGACTGGTCGCCGGCCCAGGTGAAGACGTTCGCCGGCCAGGTCTCGAAGTTCAACAAGCTCGCCAACTGAGCCGTTGCCGAAGGCCCGTAGCCGCGTCGACGGTCCGGGGAGCTGAGGGCTCCGGAACAGGTACGCGGCCAGGTCCAGGCCACGCCCGGCACCGATCGGATGATCCGTCGGGGCCGGTAGACAGGCGGAGTTGCAGCACGCTGCGGTAAGTTGCGTTCGTGCTGCTCTCCGACCGTGACATCTTGGCCGAGCTCGACGCGAAGCGGGTCCAGCTGGACCCGTTCGATGCTGCGATGGTGCAGCCGTCGAGTGTCGACGTACGGCTGGACCGATTCTTCCGGGTGTTCGAGAACCATCGCTACCCGCACATCGATCCGGCCGAGGAACAGCCCGACCTGACCCGTCAGGTCGAGCCGGAGGGTGACGAGCCCTTCATCCTGCACCCGGGCGAGTTCGTGCTCGGCTCGACGTACGAGCTGGTGACGCTGCCCGACGACGTGGCGGCGCGGCTGGAGGGCAAGTCCTCGCTGGGCCGGCTCGGGCTGCTCACCCACTCCACCGCCGGGTTCATCGACCCCGGCTTCTCCGGCCACGTGACGCTGGAGCTGTCCAACGTCGCGACGCTGCCGATCAAGCTCTGGCCCGGGATGAAGATCGGCCAGCTCTGCTTCTTCCGGCTGTCGTCGCCGGCCGAGCACCCGTACGGCTCCGCGAAGTACGGGTCCCGCTACCAGGGCCAGCGCGGCCCGACGCCGTCGCGCTCCTACCAGAACTTCCTCCGCGGCGGCATCTGACCGGTCGGCCTCGGTTGCTGCTCAGCCGATGGCCTTCTGGACCACCAGGATCTTCTCGGTGCGCGGCGAGGCCTTGTTGCCGGGCTCCTGCAGATAGACGCTGCCGTACTTCGACACCATCGCCGGCGACTGCTGATTGCCGAACATCAGCGAGGTGTCACCCCAGCCGCCGACGTTCCCGCTGCCGAACGACGAGCTGTCATCAGGCGTCGTACCGTCGGTCGGAGTGCCCGTCGGGGTGGCGGCCGGAGCCGGGACGTCCTCGCCGGTCTTGGCGTCCAGCAACACCGCCTTGTCGTCGGCCGTCCCGTAGACCAGGCCGTTGAACATCGTGG
This region includes:
- a CDS encoding M36 family metallopeptidase; this encodes MFVRVSGKGRGLVAVTAVGAATVLAVTSGSGAMAATPDPKTPAEATKSIKAKERKGNYDARTPNARATYNRAAKVVGKETAASEKFRTSLGSQGVVALDENTGTPAQVTKLNGFLTAKSTKKAAEIALAYVKAHPEVFKLSAADLASLKLRKEYVDDLGTHHISWVQEVDGIEVFGNGLIANVTKAGQLISLQGAPISGLTTQAAARRAAPSVTAAGARSAAAKDVDGTAKSATAKTLGTTTTWSNGDYAKEVWFHTADGLRKAWSTYTNAGSTLIYTHVIDAQTGGLLYRRDLSSNDKGDALVFDNYPGAPKGGVQRTENLIYNKWLPKGAKTLLEGTSVAAFADINDDDQPNPGETVKAPGRPGGSEYKLVPFQSVPLCTPTTICTWDPAKPQSWKTNMNEDVTNGFFFASNFHDWLAKPPISFTKAAGSFDADGGDAVQLNSIDGAATAADGGPDANHIDNANMNTPPDGTPPIMQMYLFGSVGDDATVATSSSNSAEILYHEYTHGLSNRLVVDASGNSTLNSIQAGSMGEAWSDFYALDYLASHNLEKDTTANGEMRIGRYDTGGGTIRTMPNDCRVRAKEPACVGIDGSQGGYTYGDFPTIGGTPEVHSSGEVWAQTLWDLRERFGHTYALSIITRAMELSTADPTMLDMRNAIVQADLVASGGKNAKIIWQVFANRGMGWYAGALDGGDSRPVEDFHIPPTGATTTISGTVTDKDSGAPVAGALVFIGGHASGYAGDYSAVTGANGKYTITGVLPGTYGKFVVSGAGYEVLGNALAVKAGGTTANFAPRRNWAAASGGGSLVDFNGPDLTSLGCGPANVIDSSQGPGWGSTTGDDDGTPTGVMIPKNVDIALPAAVNISKFSVDPSNNCGDPGSSATGKYRIETSVDGTTWAKALEGEFGAANRGKYNEVTPTGNVTGVKFVRFVMLSPQVPDFATNCPDGGYGGCQFTDMTELQVFGSK
- a CDS encoding DUF6652 family protein, coding for MAKALGGCLGVGAILMALVAAAIGLKEPFRIDEPGDLTVPFVLLGGWMAVYLVLAALAIADAVRLAQRRDLDALQRSANLVKLVGAGFFVLNFVALVEAVALIGSDDGIDGIVAALLFLVLTYLVFLPTSAYTVACLVLLRKDDRIGRVFFGVNLTLQFLFVVDVPSTVVVVESSRHILGISRRPGVVSRNLLAGVLIAGSLLSTVWLILVALYWLADQHRGFVTEGIFVLNAVPPVEFVLLLLPVVPLVTFRTAVRYFVAGDLAALRRSARIVGLAMIPLYAQMIATCTYIVFVVTAFISIYGSYGDPKPANVAIIGAVTSIGLTPAVLAALLMLLPISTYGVTAFALRMRQRVV
- a CDS encoding MarR family winged helix-turn-helix transcriptional regulator, with protein sequence MATDTNDALENLEKELVTLARRLRSLQRTLSDEAHPDLEPAQYALLNHVEELAPVRMADLVAALEVDKGPVSRACARLEEEGLLKRAADKSDARATLLTLTANGKRKLAAARKKRHKVIEDLLKDWSPAQVKTFAGQVSKFNKLAN
- the dcd gene encoding dCTP deaminase, encoding MLLSDRDILAELDAKRVQLDPFDAAMVQPSSVDVRLDRFFRVFENHRYPHIDPAEEQPDLTRQVEPEGDEPFILHPGEFVLGSTYELVTLPDDVAARLEGKSSLGRLGLLTHSTAGFIDPGFSGHVTLELSNVATLPIKLWPGMKIGQLCFFRLSSPAEHPYGSAKYGSRYQGQRGPTPSRSYQNFLRGGI